The Homo sapiens chromosome 6 genomic scaffold, GRCh38.p14 alternate locus group ALT_REF_LOCI_2 HSCHR6_MHC_COX_CTG1 genomic interval AATCCCCTCACGTCCCACTATTTCCTGTGCTCACACCCCAGTCAAGGTAACCGACATCTCCAGCCTGGAATACTGCACTCGATTCCTACTGTTTTCCCTTCTGCCTCCCTCATCCCTCGCCTCTCAATTCTGTTCTCAGCACAGCCATCAGAGATCCTTTTAAGAAAGAAGTCATATCATGGCTCTCTTCTGCTCAAAACTGTCCTCTAACTCCCCATCCCACTCAGAGCGAGGTCAGACGCAACCCCACTCCCCTCAAGCCCACCTGCTCTGGCCATACCTCTGACCTCATCTAGTTTCTCTGTCCAGCCCTCCTGGCCTCCTTGCTCTTCTGGGAACACAGACACCTTCCTGCCCTAGTACATTTGGACTGGAGTTTCCTTGCCTAGAAAGAACTTCCCCAGACATCCTCATGTCCCTCAAATCTTTCCTCAAAGGTCATCTTTGCAACAAGGCACACATTGACAACTCCTGTCCAACAGCCACCTTCCCTGTCCCCACTGCCCATACCCGGATCACCTGCCTCATGGCACTTACCACCTTCCAtcactttcttttcttactgTGGTTATAGTGTATGTATCGTCTGCCTCTTACCACTGAAGCATATGCTcagatatttttctgattttacttcAATGGTGTTCCCCAGATGCAGAACTTTTCTGTCCTGTGTCTGGCTGACAACAAAGGTCAGTTGAATGATCAGTGTAGAGCACCTCCTACTCTAAAGCCAGTATCTTTATTAACATAGCCTCAGGCCAAGTGCTGTTTTGTGGCAGCTGCAGCACAAGGTCCCCTCACACTGACACCGAGGCCGCCTGTACTTTTCTCAGCAGGGCTGCTTGTGTGTCCTCCCTCCCCTATCCCTCCTCCCACACCAACCGCCCCGCACACTGCAGCACACGATCAGGTTTCTCTCTTCAGGAAGGAACAATTCTAGACTATGGACCCAATTttacaaacaaatacaaatctAAATTAGGCTCTGCTTTAGATTCATGAGTTGGGATTGGAGTCAGCACGAAGATCACTGGAatcagggaagggagagagggcagGAGACCAAAGCAGAAGAGGAGCCCTAGAAGGAGGGCAGGAGCTGAATGGGTCTGAAAATTTGTCTCAGAAAGCACAGGGACTCCCGTGTGCAGGGGCTGCCCTGGGCGATGGGTGAGCCTCTGTGGTCACAGCTTCCGCTGGACAAGTTTCCACTGAAGGGACAAGGACAATGGAGCAGTGAAGGTGACCCAGCTGAGGACTGACCACATAAAGCCCATGAAGAACTGAACAGCAACTAGGCACAGGCCCCGTCCACACTCGGCTCCTCAcagccttccccacccccacctgcaaCAGACTCAGCACAGCGAACATGCAAATTCTGGAAGGTTCTCAGGTCTTTATTTGCTCTCTCAACTTCTAGGAATTGACTTATTTAATTAATCCATCAACGCTTCATAGCAAATATTTGAGAACACAAATTTATATTCAGGTTCTTAACTTCATTAGGGAAGTAAGAAGTTGCAGCTCAGTGCACCATGAAtttgagacagagatggagacatCCAGCCCCACCTCTCTGGAACAGGAAAGATGATCGGGGAGGGAACACAGGTCAGTGTGGGGACAGGGGTCACGGTGGACACGGGGGTGGGCTGTCTCTCCACCTCCTCACATTATGCTAACAGGAACGCAGACACATTCAGACGCCTTTGCAGAAAGAGATGCCAGAGGCTCTTGAAGTCACAAAGGAGAGGTGTGAAGAAATCCTGCATCTCAGTCCCACACAGGCAGCTGTCTCAGGCTACAGAACACAATAGTCATGAACAAATTCAGGTCAGTCATGGTAAGTGATGACACTCTGAACGGCCCACCACACACTCGAAACGTCCCAATCAAAGAATCCCCATTACCCAGGCCTTttccctctgccccacccccGACCACTTCAGCTCCCCAGAATCTCACCTTTACAAGTGATGAGAGACTCATCAGAGCCCTGGGCACTGTTGCTGCCTGGggtagaacaaaaaaaaagacctggTCAGAGCCCGCAGGAGATGTGGGACAAGAGGAATTATGGAGTAGGTGAGCTCCTCCACACGCCCGCCGCCATCACTTACACGCAGCCTGAGAGCAGCTCCCTCCTTTTCCACCTGTGGGAAGAAAATGCCCTATGAGGGGACTGGGAGGAGGCAGGGCCATGTGATCTTAGGGGAACCTCCTAGTCTTGGACCCAAGAGAAGTTTCCAGAACTACGACTGCAGACCCAGGGCAGGATCAGGAAACATGGGGAAAGCAGTTGTGGGTTCTGGACCAACTGCCCTCCTAAGGTCTGTCCTTAGCAGGGACCTTCCCCTGACTCATGAATGCTGGAATCAGGACCCCAACACCATAATCATCAAGGTGATACATCCGTCCTTCATTGTCACATGTGCTTCACAAAAGAGTAAGTGCTGGCACACAGGGTCCCAGGCTGGGATGGCCCATGTGTGGATGGTGCTTCCAGTAACAAGGCGGGGCACACTTCTACCTGGGGCTTGAAACTCCCAGTGGGACAAGAAAACCCAGACCCCGCTCTTCACCCCTTCCCTACCTGAGCTCTTCCTCCTACACATCATAGCGGTGACCACAGCTCCAAGGACAGCTAGGACAACCAGGACAGCCAGGCCAGCAACGATGCCCATGATGGGGATGGTGGGCTGGGAAGATGGCTctgggaaaggaggagaaggtGAGGGGCCCTGACCCCCAAGCCTCAGCCCTGACCCGGCTGAAGGGCTCCAGAAGGACTTCTGCTTTCTCTGATAAGAGATGTGACCCCCCATTCCCCTCCTTACCCCAGCTCAGGGTGAGGGGCTCTTGCAGCCCCTCGTGCTGCATATGGCACGTGTATCTCTGCTCTTGTCCAGAAGGCACCACCACAGCTGCCCACTTCTGGAAGGTTCCATCTCCTGCTGGCCTGGTCTCCACAAGCTCGGTGTCCTGGGTCTGGTCCTCCCCATCCCGCTGCCAGGTCAGTGTGATCTCCGCAGGGTAGAAGCCCAGGGCCCAGCACCTCAGGGTGGCCTCATGGTCAGAGAGGGGGTGGTGGGTCACGTGTGTCTTTGGGGGTTCTGACGGGAAGAGTCAGAAAATTCAGACACTTTGCATCTCTCTTGGGACACTCCAGCAGCGCCCATGTGACCATCCTGAGAATGGACAGGACACCTGGGGTGGGGAAGGCGGCACAGAACCCAGACGCCAGCCTGGACACAGGCACCTGGGATAATCTCCTATTCATTGGAAAGTTCTAGTCTCTGAGGGAGGAACAGCGACTTCTGGTCCTGACCTGAGTGGAGGCTGCAGGACTCAGAAAAGCTGGAATCAAACCTTCAGACACATTGAGTGTGAGGCAGAGAACAAGGCCTGAGAGAAAGGTCAGCAGCCTGACCACAGCTGCTGCAGTGGTCAAAGTGGTCAAAGGAGACCCCTGATCAGTATTCCAGGGACTGTCTTCCCCTCCATTTCCTCAGAGACTTCATCCCTTAATTGTCCTAGAGAGCAGAGGGGGCCCTCAGAGGAAACTCAGGAAAACTCATGCCATTCTCCATTCAAGGGAGGGCGATATTCCAGTGCTGATCCCATTTTCCTCCCCTCCTCGTGGGAGGCCATCCCGGGAGATCTATAGGAGATGGGGAAGGCTCCCCACTGCCCCTGGTACCTGCGCGCTGCAGCGTCTCCTTCCCGTTCTCCAGGTATCTGCGGAGCCACTCCACGCACGTGCCCTCCAGGTAGGCTCTCAGCTGCTCCGCCGCACGGGCCGCCTCCAACTTGCGCTGGGTGATCTGAGCCGCGGTGTCCGCGGCGGTCCAGGAGCGCAGGTCCTCGTTCAGGGCGATGTAATCCTTGCCGTCGTAGGCGGACTGGTCATACCCGCGGAGGAGGCGCCCGTCGGGCCCCAGGTCGCAGCCATACATCCTCTGGAGGGTGTGAGACCCTGGCCCCGCCCCCGCGGTCAGCCCAGTCCCCcgagccccgccccgccccgacCAACCCGCGGGGATTTTGGCCTAAACCGAAAATGAAACCGGGTAAAGGCGACTGGGGCTCTCTCCGGTCGAGGGTCTGGGCGGGTTCCGCAGATCCACCTTGGGGTGGATCTCAGACGGGGAGACTCGGGGCGACCCGGGCCGTccgtgggggatggggaggggtcgTGACCTGCGCCCCGGGCCGGGGTCACTCACCGTCCTCGCTCTGGTTGTAGTAGCCGCGCAGGTTCCGCAGGCTCACTCGGTCAGCCTGTGCCTGGCGCTTGTAGTTCTGTGTCTCCCGGTCCCAATACTCCGGCCCCTCCTGCTCCACCCACGGCGCCCGCGGCTCCCCTCTCGGACTCGCGGCGTCGCTGTCGAACCGCACGAACTGCGTGTCGTCCACGTAGCCCACTGAGATGAAGCGGGGCTCTCCGCGGCCGGGCCGGGACACGGCGGTGTCGAAATACCTCATGGAGTGGGAGCCTGGGGGCGAGGAGGGGCTGAGACCCGCCCGACCCACCTCCCTGCGCGGCTCCCCGGGTCCTGCGCCCTCGCCGGGCGGGCCCCTCGCTCCTCTCCGCAGAGGCCGCTTCCCTCCCAACCCCGCACTCACAGGCCCAGGTCTCGGTCAGGGCCAGGCCTCCCgagagcagcaggaggagggcTCGGGGCGCCATGACCCGCATCTCGGCCTCTGGGGAGAATGTGAGTCCGGGTGGGTGACTGGGGACTTTAGAACCGGGACTGCGGAGACGCTGATTGGCTTCTCTAGAACCCGACACCCAATGGGAGTGGGAATTGGGGACGCGTCATGAGTATTCAGGAAGAAGGACCCGACGCAGGTTGGGAGAAGTGAAACTCAGGGGAGTGGAGAATCCCCAACGCGGCGCCTCCCCAATGCAGACACGGCCCTTGGAGCCTGAGACCCTGAGAGCCCCGCCCGGGACCTGGGACTTCGTCCTGATCCCTCTTCTCCTACACCAAGCATCTTTGTCACACTGTGTGCCTGAGTCCTGGACAAGGATCTGTCTGTGGAAACCAGGGAGAGACCCCAAGGCTGCGCCCAGCCCCTTCCCCTTCACTTCTCCTCCTGGAATCCCCGTCCCTGAACTGgactccctgcctcccaccctttGCCTTACCTTACCTCACCTCAGGTAATATTAAACTACATCCAGCAAAATAAAGGACACTTACCTCTCCCCTTGGACTCTTGTACAGGGAAACTCACCATGGGGAACTTGATGCCAGACAGTGAGCTCGCCCTGGGAATGGACGTGTAGAGTCAGGAGTTTTCTCTTTAAACCTGGTGAAGTTTTGTCTGAAAGCACCAGGTAGAGATTCTCATAGAGAccagtttcctttttgtttattgATACAGTAGGTAGCACAATATTGGTAATCCCTGAATGATTAGAATTCCAATCTGTGAAAGACCTGTGTCAAAACTGCATTACAATTAAATTCTCAAAGCTCCTGTTTTACTTTCGCAGACTATGGATCTGTGACTCTGGGTTGTTGCATTTAAAGTTATCCTCATTCTCTAGCCAGAGTTTCCCTGTGTGAGTCCAGAACATCTCCTGAATACAAAGAAGCAGGGTTTGTTACTGTCTATTGCAACCGGGAGCCTGTAGTCATCACCTCAAAGTTGCGAGGGCTCCATGCAGTCCCAATGCTCTTCACCAGCGCTCCAGCACTGCCCGTTTTCGTGAACTATGCACATCTAAGCAGTGTGCATATTTTATTTGGACACTTGATATTTTTGtaacccctttttaaaaaaaaatcataaggagCCCATTAGTTTTAAGGCAGTCAcacaaaatgtattaaataccGAATGCAAAGAACCCCCTGCCAGGCTCTTCTACTGCTTTagaattctttcctctgctccttTTCCTCACCTCCTGCTTCTCCAGcccttctctctgcccctctcATCCCTCACACCCTCTTTCCCCTTTAGTCCCCGCCACCCTGTCACTCCTGAATTGTGGCACTAACACTGTCCCTCACCTCCTGCCCATGTCTGTTCTCCCCACAGTGCTCAGCAGTCCTGCTAATGTGACTCAGGTCGTGTCATTTCTTCACTTATAATGGTTGGATTTTGGTCTACCATTTTGCTATACGTTTTCAATTTGTCTCgtatctttttgtttctgttcctcCTTTGCTACTTTCTTATGTGTCAAGTAAACATTTTTTAGCTTATGGTTTTAATTCTCCTAGTGGCTTTTAGCTATATttctttacattaattttttattgttgtaagaATTGAAACCCAATTCCTTGACTTTTCACAGTGAAATTCAGGTAATATTAAGCTGCATCCAGCAAAATAAAGGACACTTCAAATGGTGTAGTTTCATTTAAACTATCATTAtgctattattattgtatatGTTACATCAA includes:
- the HLA-C gene encoding HLA class I histocompatibility antigen, C alpha chain precursor, with the translated sequence MRVMAPRALLLLLSGGLALTETWACSHSMRYFDTAVSRPGRGEPRFISVGYVDDTQFVRFDSDAASPRGEPRAPWVEQEGPEYWDRETQNYKRQAQADRVSLRNLRGYYNQSEDGSHTLQRMYGCDLGPDGRLLRGYDQSAYDGKDYIALNEDLRSWTAADTAAQITQRKLEAARAAEQLRAYLEGTCVEWLRRYLENGKETLQRAEPPKTHVTHHPLSDHEATLRCWALGFYPAEITLTWQRDGEDQTQDTELVETRPAGDGTFQKWAAVVVPSGQEQRYTCHMQHEGLQEPLTLSWEPSSQPTIPIMGIVAGLAVLVVLAVLGAVVTAMMCRRKSSGGKGGSCSQAACSNSAQGSDESLITCKA